Proteins encoded by one window of Thermoproteota archaeon:
- a CDS encoding L-threonylcarbamoyladenylate synthase, giving the protein MRWLDVKRGCDDACVSEVVGVWRSGGLVVYPTDTVYGLGADAENERAVLRVYEVKGRRRDKPLTIAVSDFDMLERYAVLNEVSRELIRHFLPGKVTFILPKTERVPDSVNPRAIGVRIPDLDLTRGLIRSFGRAVTATSANRSGSPPKRDPREVAEEIEVDLLLDCGVLPPSRPSTVVDLTGERPVLVREGDVPFERILRVYERVR; this is encoded by the coding sequence AAGTGGTGGGTGTATGGAGATCCGGAGGGCTAGTGGTCTACCCCACGGACACGGTATATGGGCTGGGCGCAGATGCGGAGAATGAGAGGGCGGTGTTGAGGGTGTACGAGGTCAAGGGTAGAAGGAGAGACAAGCCTCTGACTATAGCGGTCAGCGACTTTGACATGTTGGAGAGGTACGCCGTGCTGAACGAGGTAAGCAGGGAGCTGATTAGGCACTTCCTACCGGGCAAGGTGACTTTCATACTGCCCAAGACCGAGAGGGTCCCGGATTCTGTGAATCCTAGGGCTATAGGCGTGAGGATCCCGGATCTGGATCTGACTCGTGGCCTCATTAGATCCTTCGGGAGGGCCGTAACGGCCACTAGCGCGAACAGGTCGGGCTCACCCCCTAAGAGAGATCCTAGGGAGGTAGCTGAGGAGATCGAGGTTGATCTACTCCTAGACTGCGGCGTTCTTCCACCCAGCAGGCCATCCACCGTAGTGGACCTCACGGGTGAGAGACCCGTGCTAGTGAGGGAGGGAGATGTGCCATTCGAGAGAATACTGAGGGTTTACGAGAGGGTAAGGTGA
- the kae1 gene encoding KEOPS complex N(6)-L-threonylcarbamoyladenine synthase Kae1 encodes MISLGIESTAHTFGVGIITSEGEILANVWDSYKSPEGGMRPHELAEHHFNTAVKVIKDALDQAGLTLSDISIIGYSRGPGIGQALLIGAFISRSLALKYGKPLVGVNHPLAHVEIGRKITKSYDPVVLYVSGGNTQVITHNGRRYVVLGETLDVGLGNAQDKLGREIGLPFPAGPKLDRMMGKWVELPYTVKGMDLSFSGLLTEALRRIKSGERVEDVVWSFMEVAFSMTIEVAERALALSGKDELLLVGGVAASPRLKEKAEVMCRERGVELKVPPVELVRDNGAMIAWTAILSYRIRGPEPIEESSIKPQWRIDEIEWPLTDI; translated from the coding sequence GTGATCTCACTAGGTATAGAGTCGACGGCCCACACCTTCGGGGTGGGGATCATAACCTCAGAGGGCGAGATACTCGCCAACGTGTGGGACTCCTACAAGTCTCCGGAGGGAGGCATGAGGCCCCATGAGTTAGCTGAACATCATTTCAACACCGCGGTGAAGGTGATAAAGGATGCCTTGGATCAAGCTGGTCTGACCCTCTCTGATATCTCCATCATCGGTTATTCTCGGGGACCTGGAATAGGACAGGCCCTGTTAATAGGAGCCTTCATCTCCAGATCGCTGGCACTGAAATATGGGAAGCCCTTAGTGGGTGTCAACCACCCCTTGGCCCACGTGGAGATAGGCAGGAAGATCACCAAGAGTTACGATCCCGTCGTGCTCTACGTTTCCGGTGGCAACACCCAAGTGATCACCCACAACGGCAGGAGGTATGTGGTCTTAGGAGAGACCCTAGATGTGGGCTTGGGTAATGCTCAGGACAAATTGGGCAGAGAGATAGGGCTGCCCTTTCCGGCCGGACCGAAATTGGATAGGATGATGGGTAAGTGGGTGGAGCTCCCCTACACCGTGAAAGGGATGGACCTGTCGTTCAGCGGCCTCCTCACCGAGGCATTGAGGAGAATAAAGTCGGGAGAGAGGGTCGAGGATGTCGTCTGGAGTTTCATGGAAGTGGCCTTCTCCATGACGATAGAGGTGGCTGAGAGGGCCTTGGCCCTGAGCGGTAAAGACGAACTCCTATTAGTCGGAGGGGTCGCTGCCTCCCCTAGATTAAAGGAGAAAGCGGAGGTCATGTGCCGCGAGAGGGGTGTTGAGCTCAAGGTACCCCCCGTGGAGCTCGTGAGGGACAACGGGGCCATGATAGCCTGGACCGCGATACTCTCTTATAGGATAAGGGGGCCGGAGCCCATTGAGGAGTCTTCCATAAAACCCCAGTGGAGGATAGATGAGATAGAGTGGCCACTGACCGACATCTGA
- a CDS encoding cytidylate kinase family protein, producing MGRKRFNVCLSGLTGSGKSTLARRLVERYGLKRVSGGDILKEIIGGKESLKDPGWWEREEASRAMAERMSNPELDMEVDRRLMSLASEGGYVLDSWTMAYLLDSEDCIKIFLKADLEVRALRVARRDRISFDEAVKRIKLKEEETYRIYKRIYGFELGKDLTPFHLVLDTTRLNASEVLSIVSKFIDSWLK from the coding sequence TTGGGAAGGAAGAGGTTCAATGTGTGCCTATCGGGTCTCACTGGGAGCGGCAAGAGCACACTAGCTAGGAGGTTGGTTGAGAGGTACGGATTGAAGAGGGTATCCGGCGGAGATATACTGAAGGAGATAATAGGGGGTAAAGAGAGCTTGAAGGATCCGGGCTGGTGGGAAAGGGAGGAAGCCAGCAGGGCGATGGCCGAGAGGATGTCCAATCCGGAGCTGGACATGGAAGTGGACAGGAGGCTCATGTCCTTAGCCTCTGAAGGGGGCTACGTACTAGACTCTTGGACCATGGCCTACCTCTTGGACTCCGAGGACTGTATCAAGATCTTCCTGAAAGCAGATCTGGAAGTTAGGGCTCTCAGAGTAGCTAGAAGGGATAGGATAAGCTTTGATGAGGCGGTAAAGAGAATAAAATTGAAGGAGGAGGAGACTTATCGCATATATAAGAGGATCTACGGCTTTGAGCTCGGCAAGGACCTCACTCCCTTCCATCTCGTATTAGACACCACGAGGTTAAATGCCAGCGAGGTACTCTCCATAGTAAGCAAATTTATTGATAGTTGGTTGAAGTAA
- a CDS encoding MoxR family ATPase, with protein MLVKGLLDEVEEIGQRYGIVGRREELLKMLVAVKSGRHILLEGPVGVGKTLLARSIAEYLSRDFVRVDGDERLNETKLIGYWDPPMVLKKGYVEEAFVPGPLTRAATSGSVLFINELNRLPESAQNALLPVMDEGLIHIPHLGTLKAKSGFLIIATQNPEEDVGVLRLSEALKDRFVLVKLGYPRREEEVEIVRRHVQDIDDETAEISVDIVRSTREHPSILRGGSIRSSIDLAKIALMLRGDGERWYNAALMVLPQRIELRDTAVSKESLIRDIVRSVLGGGEGFLELRSR; from the coding sequence ATGCTGGTAAAGGGACTGCTGGATGAGGTAGAGGAGATAGGTCAGCGGTACGGCATAGTAGGAAGACGAGAGGAGCTACTCAAGATGCTGGTTGCGGTCAAAAGCGGTAGACACATACTTTTGGAGGGACCGGTTGGTGTCGGCAAGACGCTCCTCGCCAGATCGATAGCGGAATACCTCTCGAGGGACTTCGTGAGGGTAGATGGTGATGAGAGACTTAACGAGACGAAGCTGATCGGATATTGGGATCCTCCTATGGTGTTGAAGAAGGGATATGTCGAAGAGGCCTTCGTTCCCGGGCCCCTTACTAGGGCTGCAACCAGTGGCTCTGTCCTCTTCATAAACGAGTTGAACAGACTCCCAGAATCGGCTCAGAACGCGCTTCTCCCCGTCATGGATGAGGGTCTCATTCACATACCCCACTTAGGGACCCTGAAAGCGAAGAGTGGGTTCCTCATAATAGCCACGCAGAATCCGGAGGAGGATGTCGGCGTGCTCAGGTTGTCTGAGGCCTTGAAGGACAGGTTCGTTCTCGTTAAGCTGGGATATCCTAGAAGGGAAGAGGAGGTGGAGATAGTCAGGAGGCATGTGCAAGATATCGATGATGAAACCGCCGAGATCAGCGTGGATATCGTGAGGAGCACCAGAGAGCATCCGAGCATCCTGAGAGGTGGGTCAATAAGATCGTCCATAGACTTGGCGAAGATAGCGCTGATGCTGAGGGGCGACGGGGAGCGCTGGTACAATGCCGCCCTCATGGTCCTACCTCAGAGGATAGAGCTCAGGGACACAGCTGTCAGCAAGGAGTCCCTGATAAGGGACATCGTTAGATCAGTACTTGGAGGGGGGGAGGGTTTTCTCGAATTGAGGAGCCGTTAA
- a CDS encoding VWA domain-containing protein translates to MTDYPQVRNIPGLREPLASDYEVLRKAAEYYLMEGDLQGLLRISNYSQIVVAKAISKGNFTPKMVSSLERDPEAAVRLYRQVRWRLNERARRMFRRLVAKAVVNLVVKGGRGNLEEDRRSEASYEVGMDFDVERTIEELIERGKKIDELDYSDIVGLDKRRSECSAVVIIDSSGSMSGRKILSAATMAALISHKIRRGKYSVIGFNSEAFPIKHVNESKGSIEVVEDILDLVPLGYTNIADGLIKALEESKSLVNPRFILLTDGEYNVGEDPRKVVSHIRGLHVVYVGRRSSSRGAKFCRDLARLGNGKFHELRDPQEIPRLMRSILS, encoded by the coding sequence ATGACGGATTATCCCCAAGTAAGAAACATACCAGGCCTTAGAGAACCTCTAGCAAGCGATTACGAGGTGCTGAGGAAAGCTGCGGAGTACTACCTAATGGAGGGAGATCTCCAAGGATTGTTAAGGATATCCAACTACAGCCAGATAGTGGTGGCTAAGGCCATATCCAAGGGCAACTTCACCCCAAAGATGGTCTCTTCCCTAGAGAGAGATCCTGAGGCCGCCGTCAGGCTGTACAGGCAGGTCAGATGGAGGCTCAACGAGAGGGCTAGGAGGATGTTCAGACGGCTGGTAGCAAAGGCCGTGGTGAACTTAGTTGTGAAGGGGGGGAGGGGTAATTTGGAGGAGGACAGGAGATCAGAGGCATCTTACGAGGTAGGAATGGATTTCGATGTTGAGAGGACCATCGAAGAGCTAATTGAGAGGGGAAAGAAGATCGATGAGTTGGATTACAGCGACATCGTGGGTTTAGATAAGAGGAGAAGTGAGTGCTCTGCTGTCGTCATAATAGATTCCAGTGGTTCCATGTCCGGCAGGAAGATACTGAGCGCCGCCACCATGGCCGCGCTGATATCTCACAAGATCAGAAGAGGTAAGTATTCCGTTATCGGATTCAACAGTGAGGCCTTTCCGATCAAGCATGTGAATGAGAGCAAGGGGTCCATCGAGGTCGTGGAGGATATACTGGACTTGGTGCCCCTAGGCTACACCAATATAGCTGACGGCTTAATCAAGGCTCTAGAGGAGTCCAAGAGTCTGGTGAATCCGAGGTTCATATTGCTGACCGATGGGGAGTACAACGTGGGGGAGGATCCGAGAAAGGTGGTATCCCATATCAGGGGATTGCATGTAGTTTACGTAGGGAGGAGATCTTCCAGCAGAGGGGCCAAGTTCTGCAGAGACCTAGCTAGACTGGGTAATGGCAAGTTCCATGAATTGAGGGACCCGCAAGAGATACCCAGACTCATGAGAAGTATACTCAGTTAG